In Streptomyces sp. NBC_01707, a genomic segment contains:
- a CDS encoding aldo/keto reductase produces the protein MQSTTLNNGVAMPLLGFGVYQIPAEDTERAVSDALAAGYRLLDTAAAYNNEEAVGRAVKSSGIAREDLFVTTKLWVQDAPAQDNTKRAFETSLTRLGLDYLDLYLMHQPFGDVYGQWRAMEAFNRAGTAKAIGVANFYPDRLLDLIVNNEITPAVNQVETHPFFQRVDYQDLMREHGVQIQSWGGFAEGRNDLFTNPLLAEIGKAYDKSVAQVVLRWLTQRGVIAIPKSVRPERMAENLDVFDFQLTDEQMARIATLDTGSSLFFDHHDPKIVTWLAERRLDA, from the coding sequence ATGCAGTCCACCACCCTCAACAACGGCGTCGCGATGCCGCTGCTCGGCTTCGGCGTCTACCAGATCCCCGCTGAGGACACCGAGCGCGCCGTCTCCGACGCGCTCGCCGCCGGCTATCGCCTGCTGGACACTGCCGCCGCCTACAACAACGAAGAGGCCGTCGGTCGCGCCGTCAAGTCCAGCGGCATCGCCCGCGAGGATCTGTTCGTCACCACCAAGCTGTGGGTCCAGGACGCACCCGCCCAGGACAACACCAAGCGCGCGTTCGAGACCTCGCTGACCAGGCTGGGTCTGGACTACCTCGACCTGTATCTGATGCACCAGCCCTTCGGCGATGTCTACGGACAGTGGCGCGCCATGGAAGCCTTCAACCGCGCAGGCACAGCGAAGGCGATAGGTGTCGCCAACTTCTACCCCGACCGGCTGCTCGACTTGATCGTCAACAACGAGATCACCCCCGCCGTCAACCAGGTCGAGACCCATCCCTTCTTCCAGCGCGTCGACTACCAGGACCTGATGCGTGAGCACGGCGTGCAGATCCAGTCCTGGGGCGGCTTCGCCGAGGGCAGGAACGACCTGTTCACGAACCCTCTGCTGGCCGAGATCGGAAAGGCGTACGACAAATCGGTCGCGCAGGTCGTGCTGCGCTGGCTCACCCAGCGCGGCGTCATCGCCATCCCCAAGTCCGTCCGGCCCGAAAGGATGGCTGAGAATCTCGACGTATTCGACTTCCAGCTCACCGACGAGCAGATGGCGCGGATCGCCACCCTCGACACCGGCAGCTCGCTGTTCTTCGACCACCACGATCCGAAGATCGTCACCTGGCTCGCCGAGCGCCGCCTCGACGCATGA
- a CDS encoding STAS domain-containing protein gives MDPLTVSSDRRAGWPVVEVAGELDIATADQLGSRLADVITAHSPARIVLDMSKVHFCDASGLRVLVRAHGAAHQHHGLLHLVCPKAKVRRLLRIAGPGRGDPRPRHSSLRS, from the coding sequence ATGGACCCACTGACGGTTTCATCCGATCGCCGAGCCGGCTGGCCGGTCGTCGAGGTCGCGGGTGAGCTGGACATCGCGACCGCCGATCAACTGGGCAGCCGGCTCGCGGACGTCATCACGGCTCACAGTCCGGCCAGGATCGTCCTGGACATGTCCAAAGTGCACTTCTGTGACGCGAGTGGTCTGCGCGTGCTGGTTCGAGCCCATGGCGCCGCCCACCAACACCACGGCCTGCTGCACCTCGTGTGCCCGAAGGCGAAGGTCCGGCGTCTGCTGCGGATAGCCGGCCCTGGCCGAGGTGATCCCCGCCCACGCCACTCCTCCCTGAGGTCCTGA
- a CDS encoding acyl-CoA thioesterase domain-containing protein → MKPSVGPCAHPRDPTACRGADGRPQSLGGRGIRLPAVPGWYACPPLTLPRDLAAFAAHLDNRPATDARPLGGGERAELLAWIRFVDRRPLDAEALVVLADALPPALFALWTVPRPVPTAELTVHFTDALDVAPAEGWALVRIPSTPEAVGPSTTAPSGPPPAGCLPSPARRVPCAMASGPCTRTDEPRLHRRPSLTCRARLGGGSSPKPGTG, encoded by the coding sequence ATGAAACCGTCAGTGGGTCCATGTGCTCACCCCCGAGACCCGACTGCGTGCAGAGGTGCTGATGGACGCCCGCAGTCTCTGGGCGGTCGAGGAATTCGTTTACCTGCCGTGCCGGGCTGGTACGCGTGTCCGCCCCTCACCCTGCCGCGCGACCTGGCGGCCTTCGCCGCCCACCTGGACAATCGCCCGGCCACCGATGCCCGCCCACTCGGTGGCGGGGAGAGGGCCGAACTCCTTGCCTGGATACGCTTCGTCGACCGCAGGCCGCTGGACGCCGAGGCGCTGGTGGTCCTCGCTGACGCCCTGCCGCCCGCGCTGTTCGCTCTGTGGACCGTTCCTCGCCCGGTGCCGACCGCGGAGCTGACCGTGCACTTCACCGACGCCCTGGACGTAGCACCGGCCGAGGGCTGGGCCCTGGTCCGGATCCCGAGCACGCCGGAAGCGGTTGGGCCATCGACGACAGCGCCATCTGGTCCACCTCCGGCCGGCTGCTTGCCCTCGCCTGCCAGGCGCGTGCCGTGCGCCATGGCTTCCGGGCCGTGCACCAGGACTGACGAGCCGCGACTTCATCGCCGCCCATCACTGACCTGTCGCGCACGGCTGGGAGGCGGGAGTTCGCCGAAGCCCGGCACCGGCTGA
- a CDS encoding YcxB family protein has translation MAEGRSAEGTNNSAQSSDDVVDEQTAVQLVYRPQSADTLVGLRVRERIKRTGLLLRGVFLTLWVGQWLLSTVGRGSFDVVSTVLFLFVILVVWGYPRLQAANVQRIIGWQGEYRATVSPAGITCRTDHSTLVQKWSVFQGYRETAGHFVLLSRDPNIMYLGVLPKRGVHDAEGLDRLRAVLDQHTTRM, from the coding sequence ATGGCCGAGGGCCGCAGCGCCGAAGGCACGAACAACAGCGCGCAATCCTCTGACGACGTCGTGGACGAGCAGACCGCGGTCCAGCTGGTGTACCGGCCCCAGTCCGCCGACACACTGGTCGGCCTGCGGGTCCGCGAGCGGATCAAGCGGACCGGGTTGCTGCTGCGGGGTGTGTTCCTCACCCTGTGGGTAGGGCAGTGGCTGCTCTCCACCGTGGGTCGCGGGAGTTTCGACGTGGTCTCGACCGTTCTGTTCTTGTTCGTCATCCTGGTGGTGTGGGGGTACCCGCGCCTACAGGCGGCCAATGTGCAGCGGATCATCGGATGGCAGGGCGAGTACCGCGCCACCGTGTCTCCGGCCGGGATCACCTGCCGCACCGACCACAGCACGTTGGTCCAGAAGTGGTCCGTCTTCCAGGGCTACCGGGAGACTGCCGGCCACTTCGTCCTGCTCAGCCGGGACCCCAACATCATGTACCTCGGTGTCCTGCCCAAGCGGGGCGTGCATGACGCCGAGGGCCTCGACCGGCTGCGGGCCGTCCTGGACCAGCACACCACTCGCATGTGA
- a CDS encoding VOC family protein, translating into MACRISELVLGCRDPEVLARFWCEVLDFVVLDREGNEYFEIGPREGFGGPQPTIILSRRDEPEPGKLRLHIDVNATDRDQDAELERLLKLGARPADIGQTGEEQWHVLADPEGNEFCLLKARLNPL; encoded by the coding sequence ATGGCATGTCGTATCAGTGAGCTCGTGCTCGGTTGCCGCGACCCCGAGGTGCTGGCGCGGTTCTGGTGCGAGGTCCTGGACTTCGTAGTGCTCGATCGCGAAGGGAACGAATACTTCGAGATCGGGCCACGCGAAGGGTTCGGCGGCCCGCAGCCGACGATCATCCTCAGCCGCAGGGACGAGCCGGAGCCGGGGAAGCTCCGGCTACACATAGACGTCAACGCCACCGACCGCGATCAGGACGCCGAGCTCGAACGCCTCCTGAAGCTCGGGGCGCGCCCGGCTGACATCGGCCAGACCGGCGAGGAGCAGTGGCACGTTCTTGCCGACCCCGAGGGCAATGAGTTCTGCCTGCTCAAGGCCCGTCTCAACCCGCTCTGA
- a CDS encoding DinB family protein — protein MTRIDDTPPAWDERTQLTTFLDYARDTARAKCDGVSAENARKALLPGSPLMTMSGVINHLRWVEYYWFQVVFLGEEDRGPWTEEDPDREMRIAIDFPLTQLLDEYAEQSAHYRELVAGNGLDKQAQRAVRNGLHVDLRWILLHLTEETARHNGHLDILREMLDGTTGD, from the coding sequence ATGACCAGAATCGACGACACGCCGCCCGCGTGGGACGAGCGCACGCAGCTCACCACGTTTCTCGACTACGCACGTGACACCGCCCGCGCCAAGTGCGATGGCGTCTCTGCGGAGAATGCACGCAAGGCGCTCCTGCCGGGCTCGCCGCTGATGACCATGAGTGGAGTGATCAACCACCTCCGCTGGGTCGAGTACTACTGGTTCCAAGTGGTTTTCCTCGGCGAGGAAGACCGGGGCCCCTGGACCGAGGAGGACCCCGACCGCGAGATGCGAATCGCGATCGACTTCCCGCTCACGCAGTTGCTCGACGAATACGCCGAACAGAGCGCCCACTACCGCGAACTGGTCGCCGGGAACGGCCTGGACAAGCAGGCCCAGCGAGCCGTCCGCAACGGCCTCCACGTCGACCTGCGCTGGATCCTCCTCCACCTCACCGAGGAGACCGCCCGCCACAACGGCCACCTGGACATCCTGCGCGAGATGCTCGACGGCACGACCGGCGACTAG
- a CDS encoding DUF6233 domain-containing protein, which yields MPTHRGRVGGCHAAGRRHRAITREQALAAHTDGIRTCHRRPDTELGVLGQSGAAGPSRLVRAEFDGSAPPWWRSRAGGSPALARHAWW from the coding sequence GTGCCGACCCATCGAGGTCGCGTCGGCGGGTGCCACGCCGCCGGAAGGCGCCACCGGGCCATCACGCGCGAACAGGCCCTCGCCGCCCACACTGACGGGATCCGGACCTGCCACCGCCGGCCGGACACCGAGCTTGGGGTGCTCGGGCAGTCAGGCGCTGCGGGGCCTTCGCGCCTTGTCCGCGCGGAGTTCGACGGGTCGGCGCCGCCGTGGTGGCGGAGCAGAGCGGGCGGGTCTCCGGCTCTGGCCAGGCATGCGTGGTGGTAG
- a CDS encoding NfeD family protein: MDPWLIWLIIAAVLAAAEIFTLTAALGMLSAAALVTAGSAAVGLPLPLQFLVFTVVATVTVLFVRPIALRHVLQPQVERFGVDALVGRGAYVVSEVTGRGGRVRIDGEEWTARAYDETLVIPPGKTVDVMEISGATAIVYPRD, encoded by the coding sequence ATGGATCCATGGCTGATCTGGTTGATCATCGCAGCCGTATTGGCTGCGGCGGAGATCTTCACCCTTACTGCTGCGCTCGGAATGCTGAGTGCGGCCGCGTTGGTCACGGCGGGGTCCGCCGCGGTCGGACTGCCGCTGCCGTTGCAGTTCCTGGTGTTCACCGTCGTAGCTACAGTCACCGTGCTGTTTGTGCGCCCCATTGCGCTGCGCCACGTTCTCCAGCCCCAAGTGGAGAGATTCGGCGTAGACGCACTGGTCGGCAGGGGTGCGTATGTCGTCTCGGAGGTGACGGGCCGGGGCGGCAGGGTTCGCATCGACGGTGAGGAGTGGACGGCCCGCGCCTACGACGAGACGCTGGTGATCCCTCCTGGAAAGACCGTCGACGTCATGGAGATCAGCGGCGCCACCGCGATTGTCTACCCCCGGGACTGA
- a CDS encoding SPFH domain-containing protein, whose product METSAFLIAGLIVALIAVFTVVRAVRIVPQARARNVERLGRYHRTLNPGLSLVIPYIDRVHPVIDLREQVVSFKPQPVITEDNLVVEIDTVLYFQVTDPRAAFYEIANFLQAVEQLTVTTLRNVVGSMDLEKTLTSRDTINSQLRGVLDEATGKWGLRVNRVEIKAIDPPQSIKDAMQKQMRAERDKRAAILGAEGQRQSQILTAEGDKQAAVLRAEGNRTAAILQAEGQSRAIDEVFQAVHRNDPDPKLLAYQYLQTLPQLAQGSGNNFWVIPSEITSALQGVSRAFTEVLPQSPATREKPSDDMVAQAANDKAQAEEAAAAALADAAKAEGANPDALPPHPPR is encoded by the coding sequence ATGGAAACTTCGGCGTTCTTGATTGCCGGCCTGATCGTCGCGCTGATCGCGGTTTTCACCGTGGTGAGGGCGGTCCGTATCGTGCCCCAGGCACGCGCTCGTAATGTCGAGCGGCTCGGCCGCTATCACCGGACCTTGAATCCCGGCCTCAGCCTCGTGATCCCTTACATCGACCGCGTTCATCCGGTGATTGATCTGCGCGAACAGGTTGTTTCCTTCAAACCGCAGCCGGTCATCACCGAAGACAATCTGGTTGTAGAGATCGACACCGTTCTGTACTTCCAGGTCACCGACCCACGCGCGGCCTTCTACGAGATCGCGAATTTCCTTCAGGCGGTCGAGCAGCTCACCGTCACCACCTTGCGCAACGTCGTGGGATCCATGGACCTGGAAAAGACGCTCACCTCACGGGACACCATCAACAGCCAGCTGCGCGGGGTGTTGGACGAAGCCACCGGAAAGTGGGGGCTGAGGGTCAACCGGGTGGAGATCAAGGCCATCGACCCTCCGCAGTCCATCAAGGACGCGATGCAGAAGCAGATGCGAGCCGAGCGGGACAAGCGGGCCGCGATTCTCGGTGCCGAGGGGCAGCGCCAGTCGCAGATCCTCACCGCCGAAGGCGACAAACAGGCGGCTGTCCTGCGCGCGGAGGGTAACCGGACCGCTGCGATTCTCCAGGCCGAGGGCCAGTCCCGGGCCATCGACGAGGTGTTCCAGGCCGTACATCGCAACGATCCCGACCCCAAGCTGCTCGCCTACCAATACCTCCAGACGCTGCCGCAACTCGCGCAAGGCTCGGGCAACAATTTCTGGGTGATCCCCAGTGAGATCACCTCTGCACTCCAGGGGGTGTCCCGCGCCTTCACCGAGGTGTTGCCCCAGTCACCGGCCACCCGAGAGAAGCCCTCGGACGACATGGTCGCCCAGGCCGCCAACGACAAGGCTCAGGCGGAGGAAGCCGCTGCCGCGGCCCTTGCCGACGCGGCCAAGGCCGAGGGCGCCAACCCTGATGCCCTCCCGCCTCACCCGCCTCGCTGA
- a CDS encoding NADPH-dependent FMN reductase has translation MNRIGIILGSTRPGRLGAQVAGWVHDIAGRRGDADFELVDLADFRLPHFDQAVPPARGGEGGPEAQEWVRTIDGFDGFVFVTPEYNHQMPGVLKDAVDFVFAEWADKAAGIVSYGVAGGTGSAAQLRQMCGLLGLADVPAQVSLHLASDFEDFSVFTPSEFSDDALSGLLDRVVEWTEALAPVRRRRAVSVA, from the coding sequence GTGAACAGGATCGGCATCATTCTCGGGAGCACTCGTCCAGGTCGGCTCGGTGCACAGGTCGCCGGGTGGGTCCACGACATCGCGGGGCGACGCGGCGACGCCGACTTCGAACTGGTGGACCTCGCGGACTTCCGCCTTCCTCACTTCGACCAGGCGGTTCCTCCGGCCAGGGGTGGGGAGGGTGGCCCTGAGGCGCAGGAGTGGGTGCGGACGATCGACGGCTTCGACGGATTCGTCTTCGTCACGCCCGAGTACAACCACCAGATGCCGGGCGTGCTCAAGGACGCCGTCGACTTCGTCTTCGCCGAGTGGGCCGACAAGGCTGCCGGGATCGTCTCCTACGGCGTCGCCGGGGGCACGGGCTCGGCAGCCCAGTTGCGGCAGATGTGCGGCCTGCTCGGACTCGCCGACGTCCCGGCACAGGTCTCGCTTCACCTGGCTTCGGACTTCGAGGACTTCTCCGTGTTCACGCCGAGTGAGTTCAGTGATGACGCCTTGAGTGGGCTGCTCGATCGCGTCGTGGAGTGGACCGAGGCACTCGCGCCGGTACGCAGACGGCGTGCGGTCTCCGTGGCCTGA